The Sphaerochaeta sp. sequence GTGGAACGTGTTGATGGTGCATGCATTGTTGCTGTCCAGATGCCCGTGGAGCGTTTCGTCATTTGCCACCAAGGCATTGATCACATCCGCTTGGGCACGGAATGGGGTCACCACTCCTAATGATCCCTGATATCCGGACGCGATCAATTTTCTCAAGGAAGTGACCACGGCGTTGGCTTCCGGCCGATTGACCAAACCACCCTGAGCCGAAGGACGGACCGTCAATCCTTTGATGTTTTTCCAATAGATGCCAGGCCGGGTGTTGCGGGGAGGATTGAGGGAAGCATCCACCGTTGCGATCCGAAGTTGACCGTCATAAAATTCCTGGTTGGAGAACTCGATGATGGAAGAAGTACTTCGATGGTGTTCTTTCAACCCGATGATCTGCTCAGGAGTGACCGATGCAGCGGCAAGGCCATACAAGGAATTGGACGTATAGGACCATTCGGAAGGGATACCGTACCGTTCCAACAGGGAATAGTCCAGTTGTCCGGGAATCGTTGTGATATATTCCAGTTGTTTGGGGCCTCCGATGATGACCGCACGCTTGGCCCGGTACAACAGGGGAAGCGCTGAAGCGATATCGCATTGGCTTGCCTCATCGATCACCACCAGGTCAAAGAATCCCGGCACCAGGGGAATCCTCCCCTTCGCCGAAAGGGAGGTGACTGACCAACACGGTAAAAACAGGGTGAGATTACGTTGGAGGTGTGAAATCTTCTGGGAAAGCGAAGGTGCCACGGGACCATTTGTATTTGCTGCGATCCGAAGCAACGTGAGGACCTCAACCATCTGCATCCGTTGTTCCTCTGTCAACGTATTGGGTTGCACAAGCACCCATTGCGCCCAAAAGCGGGAGGCGGCCCACCGAACTACGGAAGCCTGTTTGTCCCACGCAGCTTCCAACCCTTCGATCGTACGCGCTTTTTCCAACGTGGAAAGCGATGCTTGATAATCCCCAACCTTTTCCAGAAGGTCCAACCAAGCACCCCACGTGTTGGTTGCCGCAAAAAACGCCGCTTCATCCCTCCAGTTCTCAGGCAACGGGATGAAATCCTTCAGATTCCAAGAACAGAAATGATCGTTGAGTTCCGTTCGCAGACGTTGGTACTTTTGTTGCAAGGGTTGGACGAACCGTCCAGGGAACAACCGGCCGCGGATCGTCTTCACCCATCGCAGGGCATCCGCTCTTGCTTGCTTGCAGGCTCCATATTCCGCTGACCAGCGGGACCATTGTTTCCTGTCGTACCGGTCGAACACGGATGCCCATTTCTCCCGTGAATCGCACAGGTTCTGTCCA is a genomic window containing:
- a CDS encoding DNA2/NAM7 family helicase, whose amino-acid sequence is MEAERSHVVDLRNKVDAFGQNLCDSREKWASVFDRYDRKQWSRWSAEYGACKQARADALRWVKTIRGRLFPGRFVQPLQQKYQRLRTELNDHFCSWNLKDFIPLPENWRDEAAFFAATNTWGAWLDLLEKVGDYQASLSTLEKARTIEGLEAAWDKQASVVRWAASRFWAQWVLVQPNTLTEEQRMQMVEVLTLLRIAANTNGPVAPSLSQKISHLQRNLTLFLPCWSVTSLSAKGRIPLVPGFFDLVVIDEASQCDIASALPLLYRAKRAVIIGGPKQLEYITTIPGQLDYSLLERYGIPSEWSYTSNSLYGLAAASVTPEQIIGLKEHHRSTSSIIEFSNQEFYDGQLRIATVDASLNPPRNTRPGIYWKNIKGLTVRPSAQGGLVNRPEANAVVTSLRKLIASGYQGSLGVVTPFRAQADVINALVANDETLHGHLDSNNACTINTFHAFQGDERDMILFSPVVAPGVTESALTFLQKTGNLFNVAVTRARAVLLVIGDLAFLWELWRPLSGTLCHLCAVP